From Sporolactobacillus pectinivorans:
TTTCAGTTCTTTGATGACGCGGGGAAGTGCCTCTGCATTATCGCGTGAAACTGTATGAAGCAGTAAAATGGCTCCGGGATGAATCCGTTTCATGATATGATCATACGCATAGTCTGCACCATGTTGCTCATCACGTAGCCAGTCCTTGTAGGCGGCCGACCAGAAAACGCTGATATATCCTTCATCTTTGGCCAGCTTTAGCGAACGCTCGCTAAACGTACCACGCGGCGGACGCAGGTAAGTCATTGTTTTTTTACCCGTCAGTTTCGAGTAGGCTTGCTTCAGTTTCTGAAGCTCCTGCTCATATTTTTCATCGCTGATTTTCGACAAATCCGGATGTCCCCAGGAATGATTGCCGATGATGTGCCCTTCGCGAACCATTCTTTTGACAAGTTCCGGTTGGTCATTGATATAGTGACCGGTGATAAAAAAGGCTGCCGGTACTTTTTCTTTTTTCAGTGTATCAAGAATTTTTGCCGTATAGCCGGCCTCATACCCGTTATCAAACGTGAAATAAATATTTTTGCCCGCTGAGTTTCCAATATAGATTCCATCGTATTTTTTAAGCAGTGCTTCATATTCCGGTTCTGTTGTTGCCGGATGGTTGTTTTTTGCCGGTTTAAAGTACCAGTCTTCCGCTGAGCCCGCATCCGGATGCCAGACGAATCCGGATGCGGCCAGAAGCACCGCAAGAATTATTTTTTTCAAAACTAATCACCTCTCAATTAGGGTGACCCGATTCTTCATGTTTTATGTGGTTTATTTGGTGCCCAATCCTTCCTCCCAGTCATCGCAAAAACGTTTGACTTTGATTTCAAGGTCATCCAGCATACCAAGCAGCTTGTTTAAATCCTCCGGTCCCGCAGAATCTGATTCCAGTGCATTTATCATGTAAGAAAGCAGTCTGATTCTGTTTTTCAGATAGGCCACCTGATCGGATTTTGAGTCTGTTGCTCTTCCCATAAATATGCCCCCTGCAAATGTGTCACTTCATTTCTTATCTACTTTAGCACATTGCCGGGCACAGTTTTCCTCCTGGGCTCATTTGAGCGGAACATATTAGCAAAAGCCAAATCATGCGAATTTTACTGTGCCAAATAACGCAGCGACAAATGATCCTGAATCGGCATCCAGGCACCGATGCCTT
This genomic window contains:
- a CDS encoding SE1561 family protein; protein product: MGRATDSKSDQVAYLKNRIRLLSYMINALESDSAGPEDLNKLLGMLDDLEIKVKRFCDDWEEGLGTK
- the pdaA gene encoding delta-lactam-biosynthetic de-N-acetylase — encoded protein: MKKIILAVLLAASGFVWHPDAGSAEDWYFKPAKNNHPATTEPEYEALLKKYDGIYIGNSAGKNIYFTFDNGYEAGYTAKILDTLKKEKVPAAFFITGHYINDQPELVKRMVREGHIIGNHSWGHPDLSKISDEKYEQELQKLKQAYSKLTGKKTMTYLRPPRGTFSERSLKLAKDEGYISVFWSAAYKDWLRDEQHGADYAYDHIMKRIHPGAILLLHTVSRDNAEALPRVIKELKQQGYHFKSLDDLMVERILSPGIW